A region of Streptomyces paludis DNA encodes the following proteins:
- a CDS encoding MBL fold metallo-hydrolase, translated as MLIAGFPAGAWGTNCYLVAPAAGEECVIIDPGHQAARGVEDAVRKYRLKPVAVLLTHGHIDHVASVVPVCGAHDVPAWIHPADRYMMSDPEKALGRSLGMPLMGELTVGEPSDVHELTDGAALALAGLELTVAHAPGHTKGSVTFGTPESAGGGDVPPLLFSGDLLFAGSVGRTDLPGGDPAELLESLGRVCLPLDDSTVVLSGHGPQTTIGRERATNPYLREVATGYGSGQSAAPRRGM; from the coding sequence GTGCTCATTGCCGGGTTTCCCGCCGGGGCCTGGGGCACCAATTGCTATCTGGTCGCCCCCGCCGCCGGCGAGGAGTGCGTGATCATCGACCCGGGCCACCAGGCCGCGCGGGGAGTCGAGGACGCGGTCAGGAAGTACCGGCTCAAGCCCGTCGCCGTGCTGCTCACCCACGGCCACATCGACCATGTCGCCTCGGTCGTCCCGGTCTGCGGAGCCCACGACGTACCCGCGTGGATCCACCCCGCCGACCGCTACATGATGAGCGACCCCGAGAAGGCCCTCGGCCGCTCGCTCGGGATGCCGCTGATGGGCGAGCTGACCGTGGGGGAGCCGTCCGACGTCCACGAGCTGACCGACGGCGCCGCGCTGGCGCTGGCGGGGCTGGAGCTGACCGTCGCGCACGCGCCCGGCCATACGAAGGGGTCGGTGACCTTCGGGACGCCCGAGTCCGCCGGCGGCGGCGATGTGCCGCCGCTGCTCTTCTCGGGCGACCTGCTGTTCGCCGGCTCCGTCGGACGCACCGATCTGCCGGGTGGGGACCCCGCCGAGCTGCTCGAGTCGCTGGGCCGTGTGTGCCTGCCGCTCGACGACTCGACCGTGGTGCTCTCCGGCCACGGCCCCCAGACCACCATCGGCCGGGAGCGCGCCACCAACCCGTATCTGCGCGAGGTGGCCACCGGCTATGGAAGCGGCCAGAGCGCCGCTCCGCGACGAGGAATGTGA
- a CDS encoding peptidylprolyl isomerase, whose amino-acid sequence MVNSDQRRRQLAREKFERQQLRRTEARKRAKVRNSVIAAALAVVVIGGAGAYAAVKSSGDDKKSDKAAEAEASPSPSESESAEPEPKMTIDKSAKYTFTLKTDQGTFAIAMDAKKTPHTVNSFKALADKGYFDKTKCHRLTTEGIFVLQCGDPQGDGTGGPGYTIEDENLASLGKAGADGTVTYPAGTVAMANTGQPHSGGSQFFLVYKDTKLAPSYTPFGTLDEAGLKSVEAVGKAGVEGGGGDGAPKKAVTVEKGTVDKA is encoded by the coding sequence GTGGTCAACAGCGATCAGCGGCGGCGGCAGCTCGCCCGGGAAAAGTTCGAGCGGCAGCAGTTGCGCCGGACCGAGGCACGCAAGCGTGCGAAGGTCCGCAACTCGGTCATCGCGGCCGCGCTGGCCGTGGTGGTGATCGGCGGGGCGGGCGCGTACGCGGCGGTGAAGTCGTCCGGCGACGACAAGAAGAGCGACAAGGCCGCGGAGGCCGAGGCGTCGCCGTCGCCCTCGGAGAGCGAGAGCGCCGAGCCCGAGCCGAAGATGACGATCGACAAGTCGGCGAAGTACACGTTCACGCTCAAGACGGACCAGGGCACCTTCGCGATCGCCATGGACGCCAAGAAGACACCGCACACGGTGAACTCCTTCAAGGCGCTCGCGGACAAGGGGTACTTCGACAAGACGAAGTGCCACCGGCTGACCACGGAGGGGATCTTCGTCCTCCAGTGCGGCGACCCGCAGGGCGACGGCACCGGCGGTCCGGGCTACACCATCGAGGACGAGAATCTGGCGTCCCTCGGCAAGGCGGGCGCGGACGGCACCGTCACGTATCCCGCGGGCACGGTGGCGATGGCCAATACCGGCCAGCCGCACAGCGGTGGCAGCCAGTTCTTCCTGGTCTACAAGGACACCAAGCTGGCCCCCAGCTACACGCCCTTCGGGACGCTCGACGAGGCCGGTCTGAAGTCCGTGGAAGCCGTGGGGAAGGCCGGGGTCGAGGGCGGCGGGGGCGACGGTGCGCCCAAGAAGGCGGTCACCGTGGAGAAGGGCACGGTCGACAAGGCGTGA
- a CDS encoding DUF349 domain-containing protein gives MSSDPWGRVDETGTVYVRTAEGEQVVGSWQAGSPEEALAYFERKYEGLVVEIGLLERRVKTTDLSAKDATVAIDHLRGQVDEHHAVGDLEALRKRLDALVATVDSRREERKAQRAKQTDEARSAKEALVVEAEELAASDQWRSAGERLRALVDTWKGLPRLDRKSDDELWHRFSHARSAFSKRRKAHFAALDAQREEARKAKEKLVAEAESLSGSTDWGGTAARYRELMTDWKAAGRAQREAEDELWNRFRGAQDVFFAARGEVFAERDAEQTENLKLKEELAAEAERLVPVTDLKAARAAFRALNERWEAIGHVPRDARPRVEGRMQAVERALQESEETEWRRTNPEALARAAGLTGQLQTAVDKLRGQIDTARAAGNNSRADKLARELEGRQALLDQALKGLHEFGG, from the coding sequence GTGAGCAGCGACCCGTGGGGCCGTGTCGATGAGACGGGCACCGTGTACGTGCGGACGGCCGAGGGCGAGCAGGTCGTCGGATCGTGGCAGGCAGGCTCTCCGGAAGAGGCTCTGGCCTATTTCGAGCGCAAGTACGAGGGCCTGGTTGTCGAGATCGGCCTCCTCGAACGGCGGGTGAAGACCACCGACCTGTCCGCGAAGGACGCGACGGTGGCCATCGACCACCTGCGCGGTCAGGTGGACGAGCACCACGCCGTGGGCGATCTGGAGGCGTTGCGCAAGCGGCTCGACGCGCTGGTCGCCACGGTCGATTCGCGCCGTGAGGAGCGCAAGGCGCAGCGGGCGAAGCAGACCGACGAGGCGCGTAGTGCCAAGGAGGCGCTGGTCGTCGAGGCGGAGGAGCTGGCCGCGAGCGACCAGTGGCGGTCGGCCGGCGAGCGGCTGCGGGCTCTGGTGGACACCTGGAAGGGCCTGCCGAGGCTGGACCGGAAGTCCGACGACGAGCTGTGGCACCGCTTCTCGCACGCGCGCTCCGCGTTCTCCAAGCGCCGCAAGGCCCACTTCGCGGCGCTCGACGCGCAGCGGGAGGAGGCCCGTAAGGCCAAGGAGAAGCTGGTCGCGGAGGCCGAGTCGCTGTCGGGCTCCACCGACTGGGGCGGTACGGCGGCCCGTTACCGCGAGCTGATGACGGACTGGAAGGCGGCGGGCCGCGCTCAGCGCGAGGCCGAGGACGAGCTGTGGAACCGCTTCCGCGGTGCCCAGGACGTCTTCTTCGCGGCGCGCGGTGAGGTGTTCGCCGAGCGGGACGCCGAGCAGACCGAGAACCTCAAGCTCAAGGAGGAGCTGGCGGCCGAGGCCGAGCGGCTGGTGCCGGTCACGGACCTCAAGGCGGCCAGGGCGGCCTTCCGTGCCCTCAACGAGCGCTGGGAGGCCATCGGTCATGTGCCGCGGGACGCCCGGCCGCGGGTCGAGGGCCGGATGCAGGCGGTCGAGCGGGCTCTTCAGGAGTCCGAGGAGACCGAGTGGCGCCGTACCAACCCGGAGGCGCTGGCGCGTGCCGCCGGGCTGACGGGCCAGCTCCAGACCGCCGTGGACAAGCTGCGCGGGCAGATCGACACGGCGCGCGCGGCGGGCAACAACTCCCGGGCGGACAAGCTCGCGCGGGAGCTGGAGGGCCGTCAGGCGCTGCTGGACCAGGCGCTGAAGGGCCTCCACGAGTTCGGCGGCTGA
- a CDS encoding RelA/SpoT family protein → MPEEVQPLAAATPDRPAATESAAPRDRAVAADGKPAQPAVDPAPARADGRTPPAPPATPAPVPAVERPLAPAGASRQPPAPSRSGGSSNRVRARLARLGVQRSSPYNPVLEPLLRTVRINDPKIETATLRQIENAYQVAERWHRGQKRKSGDPYITHPLAVTTILAELGMDPATLMAGLLHDTVEDTEYGLDTLRRDFGDQVALLVDGVTKLDKVKFGEAAQAETVRKMVVAMAKDPRVLVIKLADRLHNMRTMRYLKREKQEKKARETLEIYAPLAHRLGMNTIKWELEDLAFAILYPKMYDEIVRLVAERAPKRDEYLAIVTDEVQSDLRAARIKATVTGRPKHYYSVYQKMIVRGRDFAEIYDLVGIRVLVDTVRDCYAALGTVHARWNPVPGRFKDYIAMPKFNMYQSLHTTVIGPNGKPVELQIRTFDMHRRAEYGIAAHWKYKQEAVAGASKVRTDVPRSSGRGAGQDTVNDMAWLRQLLDWQKETEDPSEFLESLRFDLSRNEVFVFTPKGDVIALPAGATPVDFAYAVHTEVGHRTIGARVNGRLVPLESTLDNGDLVEVFTSKASGAGPSRDWLGFVKSPRARNKIRAWFSKERRDEAIEQGKDAIARAMRKQNLPIQRILTGDSLVTLAHEMRYPDISSLYAAIGEGHVAAQGVVQKLVQALGGEDAANEDIAENSPPSHGRSKRRSSADPGVVVKGVDDVWVKLARCCTPVPGDPIIGFVTRGSGISVHRADCLNVDALSQQPERIKEVEWAPTQSSVFLVAIQVEALDRSRLLSDVTRVLSDQHVNILSAAVQTSRDRVATSRFTFEMGDPKHLGHVLKAVRGVEGVYDVYRVTSARRP, encoded by the coding sequence TTGCCAGAAGAGGTCCAGCCACTGGCCGCCGCGACGCCCGACCGCCCCGCCGCGACGGAGTCGGCCGCGCCCCGGGACAGGGCCGTCGCCGCCGACGGGAAGCCTGCGCAGCCGGCGGTGGACCCCGCACCCGCCCGCGCCGACGGGCGTACGCCCCCCGCGCCGCCCGCCACCCCCGCGCCCGTCCCGGCCGTCGAGCGCCCCCTGGCCCCCGCCGGCGCCTCCCGGCAGCCCCCGGCCCCCTCGCGTTCCGGTGGCTCCTCCAATCGCGTACGGGCCCGGCTGGCCCGGCTCGGCGTGCAGCGCTCGTCCCCGTACAACCCCGTTCTGGAGCCGCTGCTGCGGACCGTACGGATCAACGATCCCAAGATCGAGACGGCGACGCTCCGGCAGATCGAGAACGCCTACCAGGTCGCCGAGCGCTGGCACCGCGGGCAGAAGCGCAAGAGCGGCGACCCGTACATCACCCACCCGCTCGCGGTGACGACGATCCTCGCCGAGCTGGGCATGGACCCCGCCACCCTGATGGCCGGGCTGCTGCACGACACCGTCGAGGACACCGAGTACGGCCTGGACACCCTGCGCCGCGACTTCGGGGACCAGGTCGCGCTGCTGGTGGACGGCGTGACCAAGCTCGACAAGGTCAAGTTCGGCGAGGCCGCGCAGGCCGAGACCGTCCGCAAGATGGTCGTCGCCATGGCCAAGGACCCGCGCGTCCTGGTCATCAAGCTCGCCGACCGGCTGCACAACATGCGCACCATGCGCTATCTCAAGCGGGAGAAGCAGGAGAAGAAGGCCCGCGAGACCCTGGAGATCTACGCGCCCCTGGCCCACCGGCTGGGCATGAACACCATCAAGTGGGAGCTGGAGGACCTCGCCTTCGCGATCCTCTACCCCAAGATGTACGACGAGATCGTCCGGCTGGTCGCGGAGCGCGCCCCCAAGCGCGACGAATACCTGGCCATAGTGACCGACGAGGTCCAGTCCGACCTGCGCGCGGCCCGGATCAAGGCCACCGTCACCGGCCGGCCGAAGCACTACTACAGCGTCTACCAGAAGATGATCGTCCGCGGCCGGGACTTCGCGGAGATCTACGACCTGGTCGGCATCCGTGTCCTCGTCGACACCGTCCGCGACTGCTACGCGGCGCTCGGCACCGTCCACGCCCGGTGGAATCCGGTGCCCGGGCGGTTCAAGGACTACATCGCGATGCCCAAGTTCAACATGTACCAGTCGCTGCACACGACGGTCATCGGGCCCAACGGCAAGCCGGTCGAACTCCAGATCCGCACCTTCGACATGCACCGCCGCGCCGAGTACGGCATCGCCGCGCACTGGAAGTACAAGCAGGAGGCCGTCGCCGGCGCCTCCAAGGTCCGCACCGACGTCCCCAGAAGCTCCGGCCGGGGCGCCGGCCAGGACACCGTCAACGACATGGCGTGGCTGCGCCAGCTGCTGGACTGGCAGAAGGAGACCGAGGACCCCAGCGAGTTCCTGGAGTCGCTCCGCTTCGACCTCTCGCGCAACGAGGTCTTCGTCTTCACGCCCAAGGGCGACGTCATAGCGCTGCCCGCCGGCGCCACCCCCGTCGACTTCGCGTACGCCGTCCACACGGAGGTCGGCCACCGGACGATAGGGGCCCGGGTCAACGGGCGGCTCGTACCGCTCGAATCGACCCTGGACAACGGCGATCTGGTGGAGGTCTTCACCTCCAAGGCGTCCGGCGCCGGCCCCTCCCGTGACTGGCTGGGCTTCGTCAAGTCGCCCCGGGCCCGGAACAAGATCCGCGCGTGGTTCTCCAAGGAGCGCCGCGACGAGGCGATCGAGCAGGGCAAGGACGCCATCGCGCGGGCCATGCGCAAACAGAACCTGCCGATCCAGCGCATCCTCACCGGGGACTCGCTGGTCACCCTCGCGCACGAGATGCGCTACCCCGACATCTCGTCGCTGTACGCGGCGATCGGCGAGGGCCATGTCGCCGCCCAGGGCGTCGTACAGAAGCTGGTGCAGGCGCTCGGCGGCGAGGACGCGGCCAACGAGGACATCGCGGAGAACTCCCCGCCCTCCCACGGCCGTTCCAAACGCCGCTCCAGCGCCGACCCCGGTGTGGTCGTCAAGGGCGTCGACGACGTCTGGGTCAAGCTCGCCCGCTGCTGCACCCCGGTCCCGGGCGACCCGATCATCGGCTTCGTCACCCGCGGCAGCGGTATCTCCGTACACCGCGCCGACTGCCTCAACGTCGACGCGCTCTCCCAACAGCCGGAGCGGATCAAGGAGGTCGAGTGGGCCCCCACCCAGTCGTCCGTCTTCCTGGTCGCCATCCAGGTCGAGGCGCTGGACCGGTCCCGGCTGCTGTCGGATGTCACCCGCGTCCTGTCCGACCAGCACGTCAACATCCTGTCGGCCGCCGTCCAGACCTCCCGCGACCGCGTCGCCACCTCCCGCTTCACCTTCGAGATGGGCGACCCGAAGCATCTCGGACACGTCCTGAAGGCGGTACGGGGCGTGGAGGGCGTCTACGACGTCTACCGCGTCACCTCGGCCCGCAGGCCCTGA
- a CDS encoding adenine phosphoribosyltransferase, whose product MTDTSTRELLLSRIRDVADYPKPGVVFKDITPLLADPKAFTALTDALAELCARYGATKIVGLEARGFILAAPVAVRAGVGFIPVRKAGKLPGATLAQSYDLEYGSAEIEIHAEDLDSGDRVLVIDDVLATGGTAEASLELVRRAGARVVGVAVLMELGFLGGRARLEPVLDGAPLEALITL is encoded by the coding sequence ATGACCGACACCAGCACACGGGAGCTGCTGCTCAGCCGCATCCGTGATGTCGCGGACTATCCCAAGCCGGGTGTGGTGTTCAAGGACATCACCCCGCTGCTCGCGGACCCGAAGGCGTTCACCGCGCTGACCGACGCGCTCGCGGAACTCTGCGCCCGTTACGGCGCGACCAAGATCGTCGGACTGGAGGCCCGGGGCTTCATCCTGGCCGCCCCCGTCGCGGTCCGGGCGGGCGTCGGATTCATCCCCGTACGGAAGGCGGGCAAGCTCCCCGGAGCCACGCTCGCGCAGTCGTACGACCTGGAGTACGGCTCCGCCGAGATCGAGATCCACGCCGAGGACCTCGACAGCGGCGACCGGGTCCTCGTCATCGACGACGTCCTGGCCACCGGCGGCACCGCCGAGGCGTCCCTGGAGCTGGTGCGGCGCGCCGGTGCCCGGGTCGTGGGTGTGGCGGTCCTCATGGAGCTGGGTTTCCTGGGCGGTCGCGCCCGGCTGGAGCCCGTGCTCGACGGGGCTCCGCTGGAGGCCCTGATCACGCTCTGA
- the secF gene encoding protein translocase subunit SecF, giving the protein MSKLGDLGARLYRGEVGYDFIGKRMFWYAISILITITAIVAVAVRGLNMGIEFKGGAVFTIPKTEASISQVQEDAERASGHDAIVQKLGNGTMRIQVTELDTAQSAKVKTQLAKDLNVDENKIAADLVGPSWGETIANKAWNGLAIFMVLVVIYLAIAFEWRMAVAALIALIHDLTITVGVYALVGFEVTPGTVIGLLTILGYSLYDTVVVFDSLKEGSEKITKQSRWTYSEVANRSINSTLVRSINTTVVALLPVGGLLFIGGGFLGAGMLNDISLSLFVGLAAGAYSSIFIATPLVADLKERDPQIKALKKRVLAKRAAAAAKGEPADGSADDADGGDGGYEDGGDGTEPGTPAPAGAGASAGQRPRGGRGRPSGPGGRR; this is encoded by the coding sequence ATGTCGAAGCTCGGCGATCTCGGCGCCCGGCTCTACCGCGGTGAGGTCGGATACGACTTCATCGGGAAGCGCATGTTCTGGTACGCCATCTCGATCCTGATCACCATCACGGCCATCGTCGCCGTGGCGGTGCGCGGGCTCAACATGGGTATCGAGTTCAAGGGCGGTGCCGTCTTCACCATCCCGAAGACGGAAGCCTCCATCTCCCAGGTCCAGGAAGACGCCGAGCGGGCGTCGGGGCACGACGCCATCGTGCAGAAGCTCGGCAACGGGACCATGCGCATCCAGGTCACCGAACTGGACACCGCGCAGTCGGCCAAGGTGAAGACCCAGCTCGCCAAGGACCTGAACGTCGACGAGAACAAGATCGCCGCCGATCTCGTCGGGCCCAGCTGGGGCGAGACCATCGCCAACAAGGCGTGGAACGGTCTCGCGATCTTCATGGTCCTGGTGGTGATCTATCTGGCGATCGCCTTCGAATGGCGCATGGCGGTCGCGGCCCTGATCGCCCTGATCCACGACCTCACGATCACCGTCGGGGTCTACGCCCTGGTGGGCTTCGAGGTCACCCCCGGTACGGTGATCGGTCTGCTCACCATCCTCGGTTACTCCCTCTACGACACCGTCGTCGTCTTCGACAGTCTCAAGGAGGGGTCCGAGAAGATCACCAAGCAGTCCCGCTGGACCTACAGCGAGGTCGCCAACCGGTCGATCAACAGCACGCTGGTGCGCTCCATCAACACCACCGTGGTCGCGCTGCTCCCGGTCGGCGGTCTGCTCTTCATCGGCGGCGGCTTCCTCGGCGCCGGCATGCTGAACGACATCTCGCTGTCGCTCTTCGTCGGCCTCGCGGCCGGCGCGTACTCCTCGATCTTCATCGCCACCCCGCTCGTCGCCGACCTCAAGGAACGCGACCCGCAGATAAAGGCCCTGAAGAAGCGCGTGCTCGCCAAGCGCGCCGCCGCCGCTGCCAAGGGTGAGCCCGCGGACGGCTCCGCGGACGACGCCGACGGCGGCGACGGCGGTTACGAGGACGGCGGCGACGGTACGGAGCCGGGCACGCCCGCTCCCGCCGGAGCCGGTGCCTCGGCGGGCCAGCGCCCCCGGGGCGGCCGCGGCCGTCCCTCGGGACCGGGGGGGCGTCGATGA
- the secD gene encoding protein translocase subunit SecD → MAAPNKGRRQAGSPGRPGRTLALFLIAMVALTGGMFWSGHVTPRLGIDLAGGTSITLEAKNTPGKPNAINKTNMDTAVSIIERRVNGLGVSEAEVQTQGDKNIIVNIPKGTNEKQAQKQVGTTAQLYFRPVLTVAAGSPIAAPSASPSGSPSPSASPDKAGNSDKAGDGKAGDDEASATPTSSATAQGRAVTDALKKDTTPTPTDSAASDADKKDADKSGDAATPSPSADPAEEAAAAALEKKFTSLDCSKQAQRTSVNQDAAPEDTIVACGKNSGGEWEKYVLGPAEIEGTDVDDAKGVLDPQRGMWIVTMDFTKGGTKKFQTITAKLSQQQAPMNQFAIVLDGDVVSAPSVSQTLGGSAEISGSFTQQSAQDLANILSYGALPLSFQEQSVTTVTAALGGEQLEAGLIAGAIGLALVIIYLVAYYRGLAGIAIISLGASGVLTYTIMSLLGPGIGFALNLPAVCGAIVAIGITADSFIVYFERVRDEIREGRTLRPAVERAWPRARRTILVSDFVSFLAAAVLFVVTVGKVQGFAFTLGLTTLLDVVVVFFFTKPVMTLLARTKFFSSGHPWSGLDPQRLGAKPPLRRSRTAVRVSAPIDPKEA, encoded by the coding sequence GTGGCAGCACCTAATAAGGGCCGAAGGCAAGCGGGGTCCCCAGGCAGGCCGGGCCGTACCCTGGCACTGTTCCTGATTGCCATGGTCGCCCTCACGGGCGGAATGTTCTGGTCCGGTCATGTCACACCACGGCTGGGGATCGACCTCGCGGGCGGTACGAGCATCACGCTTGAGGCGAAGAACACCCCGGGCAAGCCGAACGCGATCAACAAGACCAATATGGACACCGCCGTCAGCATCATCGAGCGGCGTGTGAACGGTCTTGGTGTCTCCGAGGCGGAGGTGCAGACCCAGGGCGACAAGAACATCATCGTCAACATCCCCAAGGGGACGAACGAGAAGCAGGCCCAGAAGCAGGTCGGCACCACGGCACAGCTCTACTTCCGGCCCGTGCTGACCGTCGCCGCGGGTTCTCCGATCGCCGCGCCCTCCGCCTCCCCGAGCGGTTCCCCCTCTCCCTCGGCCAGTCCGGACAAGGCCGGCAACAGTGACAAGGCGGGTGACGGCAAGGCGGGTGACGACGAGGCGTCGGCCACCCCCACGTCCAGTGCCACCGCTCAGGGCCGGGCCGTCACGGACGCCCTGAAGAAGGACACGACGCCCACCCCGACCGACTCGGCCGCCTCGGACGCGGACAAGAAGGACGCCGACAAGTCCGGCGACGCCGCGACGCCCAGCCCCTCGGCCGACCCCGCCGAGGAAGCGGCCGCGGCCGCCCTGGAGAAGAAGTTCACCAGCCTCGACTGCTCCAAGCAGGCCCAGCGCACCTCGGTCAACCAGGACGCCGCGCCTGAGGACACGATCGTGGCCTGTGGCAAGAACTCGGGCGGCGAGTGGGAGAAGTACGTACTCGGCCCGGCCGAGATCGAGGGCACCGACGTCGACGACGCCAAGGGTGTGCTCGACCCGCAGCGCGGCATGTGGATCGTCACCATGGACTTCACCAAGGGTGGCACCAAGAAGTTCCAGACCATCACCGCCAAGCTCTCGCAGCAGCAGGCGCCGATGAACCAGTTCGCCATCGTGCTCGACGGTGACGTCGTCTCGGCGCCCTCGGTGAGCCAGACCCTCGGCGGCAGCGCCGAGATCTCCGGCAGCTTCACCCAGCAGTCCGCCCAGGACCTGGCGAACATCCTGTCCTACGGCGCGCTGCCCCTCAGCTTCCAGGAGCAGAGCGTCACCACGGTCACCGCCGCGCTCGGCGGCGAGCAGCTGGAGGCCGGTCTGATCGCCGGCGCCATCGGCCTCGCCCTGGTGATCATCTACCTGGTGGCGTACTACCGCGGGCTCGCCGGCATCGCCATCATCAGCCTCGGCGCCTCGGGCGTCCTGACGTACACGATCATGTCGCTCCTCGGCCCGGGTATCGGCTTCGCGCTGAACCTGCCCGCCGTCTGCGGCGCGATCGTCGCCATCGGTATCACCGCGGACTCGTTCATCGTCTACTTCGAACGCGTCCGGGACGAGATCCGTGAGGGCCGCACGCTCCGCCCGGCCGTCGAGCGCGCCTGGCCGCGCGCCCGGCGCACCATCCTGGTCTCCGACTTCGTGTCGTTCCTCGCCGCCGCGGTCCTCTTCGTGGTCACCGTCGGCAAGGTCCAGGGCTTCGCGTTCACCCTCGGCCTGACCACGCTCCTCGACGTGGTCGTCGTGTTCTTCTTCACCAAGCCGGTGATGACGCTCCTGGCCCGTACGAAGTTCTTCTCCAGCGGCCACCCCTGGTCCGGGCTCGACCCGCAGCGGCTCGGCGCCAAGCCGCCCCTGCGGCGCTCCAGGACCGCCGTCCGCGTCAGCGCCCCCATCGACCCGAAGGAGGCGTGA
- the yajC gene encoding preprotein translocase subunit YajC, with amino-acid sequence MSLAALFPFVLLIGAMFLMTRSAKKKQQAAVQMRNEMQPGSGVRTIGGMYATVKEVHEDMVVLEVAPGVHAIYAKNAIGAVLDDDEYNRIVHGEDAFDEDTPVVPDDASSLTGELAADEARIDLGKKPESAADADAEDTKAVTESKDAAPEDKADAKADAAAETGSEGAKAEVKTETKDTKADGEADAK; translated from the coding sequence GTGAGTCTCGCCGCCTTGTTCCCCTTCGTCCTGCTCATCGGGGCCATGTTCCTGATGACCCGGTCCGCCAAGAAGAAGCAGCAGGCCGCTGTGCAGATGCGCAACGAAATGCAGCCCGGCTCGGGCGTCCGCACCATCGGCGGTATGTACGCGACCGTCAAGGAGGTGCACGAGGACATGGTCGTGCTGGAGGTCGCGCCGGGCGTTCACGCGATCTACGCGAAGAACGCCATCGGCGCCGTGCTGGACGACGACGAGTACAACCGCATCGTGCACGGCGAGGACGCCTTCGACGAGGACACTCCGGTCGTCCCGGACGACGCCTCCTCGCTGACCGGGGAGCTGGCGGCCGACGAGGCCCGTATCGACCTGGGCAAGAAGCCCGAGAGCGCCGCCGACGCCGACGCCGAGGACACCAAGGCCGTCACGGAGAGCAAGGACGCCGCCCCGGAGGACAAGGCCGACGCGAAGGCCGACGCCGCGGCGGAGACCGGCTCCGAGGGCGCCAAGGCCGAGGTCAAGACCGAGACCAAGGACACCAAGGCCGACGGCGAGGCCGACGCGAAGTAG